One part of the Phaenicophaeus curvirostris isolate KB17595 chromosome 2, BPBGC_Pcur_1.0, whole genome shotgun sequence genome encodes these proteins:
- the SPRED2 gene encoding sprouty-related, EVH1 domain-containing protein 2 isoform X2 produces MASPSSDSYIVRVKAVVMTRDDSSGGWLPQEGGGLSRVGVCKVTYPEGNGRSGFLIHGERQKDKLVVLECFVKKDLVYTKANPTFHHWKVDNRKFGLTFQSPADARAFDRGVRKAIEDLIEGSTTSSSTLHNEAEVGDDDVFTNATDSSSNSSQKREQPVRTMASPASCEHRRICTRGHLHDHYSSDHYHLEQSVPRSYRHVNFPDDDEEIVRINPREKIWMTGYEDYRHAPARGKNFDPDDMDSYVRFAKSEAPKHEYTYPYVDNSDFDLSEDIKGAVIKTQPVKFKPRRKEDGERSRCVYCRDMFNHEENKRGQCQDAPDRVKTCIHRVSCMWCADTMLYHCMSDPEGDYTDPCSCDTSDEMFCLRWMALIALSFIAPCMCCYLPLRACYHCGVMCRCCGGKHKAAG; encoded by the exons ATGGCATCCCCCAGCAG TGACAGCTATATTGTGCGAGTCAAAGCTGTGGTTATGACCCGAGATGACTCCAGTGGGGGATGGTTGCCGCAAGAAGGAGGCGGTCTCAGTAGAGTTGGCGTCTGCAAGGTCACGTACCCAGAGGGCAATGGAAGAAGTGGATTTCTAATCCATGGtgaaaggcagaaagacaaACTG gtgGTGCTGGAGTGCTTTGTGAAGAAGGACCTGGTGTACACAAAGGCGAACCCCACCTTCCACCACTGGAAAGTTGACAACAGAAAGTTTGGGCTCACTTTTCAAAGCCCTGCCGATGCTCGAGCCTTCGACAGAGGAGTGAGGAAAGCTATCGAGGACCTCATCGAAG GGTCTACAACATCTTCATCAACACTTCACAATGAGGCTGAGGTCGGCGATGATGATGTCTTCACA aACGCTACAGATAGCTCCTCTAACTCCTCTCAAAAAAGGGAACAGCCTGTGCGAACTATGGCTTCTCCTGCATCCTGCGAACATCGAAGAATTTGCACTCGTGGACACCTTCATGACCATTATAGCTCTGACCACTACCATCTAGAACAA TCAGTACCGCGATCCTACAGGCACGTCAACTTTCCAGACGATGATGAGGAGATAGTGCGCATCAATCCTCGGGAAAAGATTTGGATGACTGGATATGAGGACTATCGCCACGCCCCAGCACGAGGAAAGAACTTTGATCCTGACGACATGGACTCCTACGTACGTTTTGCCAAAAGTGAAGCCCCAAAACATGAATACACTTATCCTTACGTAGACAACTCAGACTTTGACCTGAGTGAAGATATTAAGGGTGCTGTGATAAAGACTCAACCTGTCAAATTCAAGCCTAGGCGGAAAGAAGATGGTGAGAGGTCGCGGTGCGTGTACTGCAGGGACATGTTCAATCATGAGGAGAACAAACGGGGTCAATGCCAGGATGCTCCAGACCGCGTCAAGACTTGCATCCATCGAGTGAGCTGTATGTGGTGTGCAGACACTATGCTCTATCACTGTATGTCCGATCCAGAAGGAGACTATACAGATCCTTGCTCGTGTGACACCAGTGATGAAATGTTTTGCCTCCGGTGGATGGCCCTTATCGCCTTGTCTTTCATTGCTCCATGTATGTGCTGTTACTTGCCGCTTCGGGCTTGTTACCACTGTGGGGTCATGTGCAGGTGCTGTGGTGGAAAACACAAAGCTGCTGGATGA
- the SPRED2 gene encoding sprouty-related, EVH1 domain-containing protein 2 isoform X1: MSQDGEKMTEEAYPDDDSYIVRVKAVVMTRDDSSGGWLPQEGGGLSRVGVCKVTYPEGNGRSGFLIHGERQKDKLVVLECFVKKDLVYTKANPTFHHWKVDNRKFGLTFQSPADARAFDRGVRKAIEDLIEGSTTSSSTLHNEAEVGDDDVFTNATDSSSNSSQKREQPVRTMASPASCEHRRICTRGHLHDHYSSDHYHLEQSVPRSYRHVNFPDDDEEIVRINPREKIWMTGYEDYRHAPARGKNFDPDDMDSYVRFAKSEAPKHEYTYPYVDNSDFDLSEDIKGAVIKTQPVKFKPRRKEDGERSRCVYCRDMFNHEENKRGQCQDAPDRVKTCIHRVSCMWCADTMLYHCMSDPEGDYTDPCSCDTSDEMFCLRWMALIALSFIAPCMCCYLPLRACYHCGVMCRCCGGKHKAAG, translated from the exons TGACAGCTATATTGTGCGAGTCAAAGCTGTGGTTATGACCCGAGATGACTCCAGTGGGGGATGGTTGCCGCAAGAAGGAGGCGGTCTCAGTAGAGTTGGCGTCTGCAAGGTCACGTACCCAGAGGGCAATGGAAGAAGTGGATTTCTAATCCATGGtgaaaggcagaaagacaaACTG gtgGTGCTGGAGTGCTTTGTGAAGAAGGACCTGGTGTACACAAAGGCGAACCCCACCTTCCACCACTGGAAAGTTGACAACAGAAAGTTTGGGCTCACTTTTCAAAGCCCTGCCGATGCTCGAGCCTTCGACAGAGGAGTGAGGAAAGCTATCGAGGACCTCATCGAAG GGTCTACAACATCTTCATCAACACTTCACAATGAGGCTGAGGTCGGCGATGATGATGTCTTCACA aACGCTACAGATAGCTCCTCTAACTCCTCTCAAAAAAGGGAACAGCCTGTGCGAACTATGGCTTCTCCTGCATCCTGCGAACATCGAAGAATTTGCACTCGTGGACACCTTCATGACCATTATAGCTCTGACCACTACCATCTAGAACAA TCAGTACCGCGATCCTACAGGCACGTCAACTTTCCAGACGATGATGAGGAGATAGTGCGCATCAATCCTCGGGAAAAGATTTGGATGACTGGATATGAGGACTATCGCCACGCCCCAGCACGAGGAAAGAACTTTGATCCTGACGACATGGACTCCTACGTACGTTTTGCCAAAAGTGAAGCCCCAAAACATGAATACACTTATCCTTACGTAGACAACTCAGACTTTGACCTGAGTGAAGATATTAAGGGTGCTGTGATAAAGACTCAACCTGTCAAATTCAAGCCTAGGCGGAAAGAAGATGGTGAGAGGTCGCGGTGCGTGTACTGCAGGGACATGTTCAATCATGAGGAGAACAAACGGGGTCAATGCCAGGATGCTCCAGACCGCGTCAAGACTTGCATCCATCGAGTGAGCTGTATGTGGTGTGCAGACACTATGCTCTATCACTGTATGTCCGATCCAGAAGGAGACTATACAGATCCTTGCTCGTGTGACACCAGTGATGAAATGTTTTGCCTCCGGTGGATGGCCCTTATCGCCTTGTCTTTCATTGCTCCATGTATGTGCTGTTACTTGCCGCTTCGGGCTTGTTACCACTGTGGGGTCATGTGCAGGTGCTGTGGTGGAAAACACAAAGCTGCTGGATGA